The DNA segment CTGCAAATGTTGTACAGTCAAAATCTGCTAACTTCCCTTCTCTGTTGAGAAAAGCGACTTCATGTTCGATGCCAAATGAGAATACCATACAATCTAATAGAAAAAATTCTCAATAATTTTACAAAACCATCTTACCCCAAATAGTACTGTTGCGGTTTAGCAAATGTATCTGTTTTAATTTGCACAGATTATGAGATGACCTGCGCTCTCTCTACACAAGAGTACTATCGATGAAATATATAAAATCAAAGTTAATTCTCAAAATATTGATTTTGGGATCATTGTTACTCATAGCTCAACAGGTTTTGGCACAAAGTTGGCGACCAGTTCGCGGTAGTATTCTTTTTGGTATCAGTGGGATGGCGCTGATTAGCCAACAAAACTCGTCTCTAGACTTTCTCGTCGTCCACGACAATAAACAAGCCGACCAAGAACGTTTAGGAGTCATCACAATTAAGGGTAAAAATCAACCCGAATATTTGAGTGTGAGTTGGCAAAGTAATCTTGAATTACCTATTGATTTAGAAGCTTTAACTTCTATTCCCAACACAAAAGATAGTTTTATTGCTTTAAGCAGCAGTGGCAAAGCTTACAAATTTAGACTAGATTCTGATAAGAAAACTATATCTGTATTGAAAGAGTTTGAATTACCAGCAATACCTCCGGGTAGTAATTTTGAAGGATTTGCCTTGCAAAATATAGAAGGTAAGTTAGTTGCTATGTGGGCCCACAGAGGAGAAGGAGAAAAACCTTCTACTGTGTATTGGGGAGTCTTAGATTTAAATAAATATCAAATTACATCTAGAAATTTTGCCAAGATAAAAGTACCATTTCCCACTGGAAATGTGCGGCATATTTCCGATATAAAAATAGACTCAGGTGGAATTGTGTATATTTCTGCCGCCAGTGATGCAGGAGATAATGGCCCTTTTCAATCAGCTATTTACGCTGCTGGTTACTTAACCTTAAACAATAGTTCTGGGCAAGTTATCTGGCGGCAAAGTCCCCAATTAATCCCCCTCTACCGCTTTAATCACCATAAAATTGAAGGGATAGAACTTATTCCTGGTGCAGATGGTGGCTTAATCGTGGGTACAGACGATGAAAACTTTGGTGCTTACGTTTATAGTTTGGGTGATAACGTTTTGTAGAGACGCGACGAATCGCGTCTTGATAATTAGACGTTAAATCGGAATAACATCACATCGCCTTCCTGCACAATATATTCTTTACCTTCACTACGAACTAACCCTTTTTCTTTCGCAGCACTCAGAGAACCATTTGCGACTAAATCATTGTATGCAACGGTTTCCGCACGAATAAATCCTCGCTCAAAATCAGAGTGAATTACACCTGCGGCTTGAGGTGCTGACATTCCTGCATTGATTGTCCAAGCACGGGTTTCTTTTGGGCCACTGGTGAAATAAGTCCGTAATCCCAATAGCTCATAAGTAGCACGAATCAGAGATTTTAATCCGCCTTCTTTTACCCCTAAAGATTCCAAAAAATCAGCCTTGTCTTCTTCCGGTAATTCCACCAGTTCTGCTTCTACTTGAGCAGAAACAACCACAACTTGAGCATTTTCCTGGGCTGCAACTTGGCGGACTCTTTCCACAAATTCATTACCAGTTGCTAATTCTTCTTCAGAAACATTAGCCGCGTAAATAATCGGCTTATTTGTCAATAGTCCCAGTCCCTTAATAATTTCGGCTTCTTCTTCAGTTAAACTTATTTGCCGCACTGATTTACCTTCATTTAAGGCAGCAGCTAACTTTTCTAAGACTGTTACCTCAAATTGTGCATCTTTGCTGGTGCGCGCTTGCTTACGTGTGCGTTCAATCCGGCGTTCAATCTGGGCTAAATCTGATAAACCCAATTCGATACTAATAATTTCAATATCTCTGGCTGGGTCAACTGAACCAGCAACGTGGATGATATCATCATTTTCAAAACAACGTACTACATGAACGATCGCATCAACTTCTCGGATATGAGATAAAAATTGATTACCTAATCCTTCACCTTGGCTTGCGCCTTTCACTAAGCCGGCAATATCCACAAACTCAACTCGTGCGGGAATAATTTGTGCCGAACCGGAAATTTGTGAAAGCACATTTAGCCGCTCATCTGGGACTGCAACTACACCGACATTCGGTTCAATTGTGCAGAATGGGAAGTTAGCCGCTTCTGCTTTGGCATTAGCGACTACAGCATTAAATAAAGTAGATTTTCCAACGTTGGGAAGTCCGACAATTCCGGCTCTTAGCATTTTAGATGTGGGATTTTGAGTTTATACAGGCCCCGGTATGGTTTGGGGGATAGGTTCTGGTACAGTTTGGGGAATAGTCCCTGGAACTGTTTGGGGAATGGGAGCAGGTACAGGTTCCGGTACAGGCTCCGGTATCGGTTGGGGAATCCTTGGCTCTGGTGTAGGTTCAGAACCAGGTAACGGGTTTGGTTCAGGGTTGGGAATTTGTGGTTCAGGAATGGAAATAGCTGTGGGATAAATCATGCTAAATCTAAATCATTGGACTTTCCCAAGCTAGATGACAACTTGAATTGTTGACATCCCCCTAAATGACTATACCTAAACCCTTTGATAATTCACAACTATGTAGGAATCCTCATTTAATCCTGCTCAGTATACTAATAAGTAAATCTTTATAGAGCAAGTTTCTAGCGAAAGGAGCTAGCTAGATAATATGCCAACAAATTATCCAACGAAAATTGCCATTTTGTGGATAGTGTTCCTTTTAGGAACCGTATTTCATACTCAACTGGCTTTAATGCCACTTTTTCACGGTTTGAGTGTAATTGAATCGCAAAAAGCCACAAACATCAATGAGATATCAGGAATTATGTGGTTGATGCTGGGCTTTTTTGCGCTGCCGATGTTAGCAATCGTTAGCACCATGTTCACGGATAATAAACGCTATAGATTAGTACATTTTGGATTGACCATAATTTATAGCCTTTTAAATTTCATTCATCTAGTATTAGACTTGCTACTGCCACAAATTATTTGGTATCAAATCACATTAATGGTGCTGTTATTTTTAATTGGATTACTATTAAATTTCGTGGCTTTTCAATGGATAAAGGCACCATCAAGAAACAATAATTATCCAGAGCATTTAACTATCCGATAGACGATAAACATAATATAAAGGAGTTTCAGCAATGAGTTGAGATTTTTCTTGATATTTTGCCAATTCTTGAGGAAAATTCTCGGTTTTGCGAAGTTTATAGTTTCCTAATGATTCATATTTTGCATGAATAATGTAAAAGCCTGCTTGACACTCAGCTATAAAATTTAGACTTCGTTTAGTAATATAACGGTCAATGTACTCATCATTTCTCAGATTGCGATAATTGCCATTAGGGTGACAAAGAGTAGATTGTTCTGGCAAATTTCTCAGGCTATCTGCTATATCACGGGTACTAAGAATCCGGGTAATTCCTGACCTACTGTTTATATAATTAAGATGTAAGTTTAAATTAATTGTTATAGAAATAGTAATACAGGCGATGATAAAAACTGATAAAAAACTATTAAAATTTTTAGATAGCTTTAGATAAGCTAAACTACAAATTGTAAAAAATATAGGAGCCAAATAAATTAACAATTTATAAAATGTAGGATTGTAAGTATTTTCCATATCTGTGGACGAATAAGCAGCGAGGAAGACCAGCCAGATTAAGAATAATAAATTTAACAGTATACGATTGCCTCGAAATTTCATAATCCCTAATCCTAATATCAAAGAGAGGAAGATTAGAGAAATGAATCCACTTTTCCAAGATTCACCAGCAAAATATACTTCTTGTCCTAATCCAAAATAACCGTTGAATATAGCCTTGAATCTTGATAATATGGCAATGCCATATTCTTTACTGCCACTAGATTTTGTCGCTACAGCGATAATTCTGGCGGTGTTTATCCAGTTTCTACCAATTTCACCGACCCAGTACGGTGTCATCGCAATGATGGCAGATAAAGCAGCTACACCAGATAACATCCATCTTCTCTTTTGTCGGAAATTTTTAGAAATATAAAAAATAATCGTAATGATAAAAACTACTGGCATTACATAGAGAGTAGAGAAATGTAAATTTGATATTATTGCTAGTACAAAACCATAAGCTATCCAAGACAATACCTCTAGATTTGGAGATAGTTTACCTTCCATTTGATAAGTGTATAGCAATACAAAACAAAGCAGGAAAAACGTAATTGATACGGGATTTCCTGCAATACTATTGCCTGTACTCATGACAATATTTTGAAATAGACAGATATACCAAAATCCTGCTAATGCTGATAGGAATAACCTTTTATCATACTCAACATTTTCCAGCAGCTTATAAGTTGTTAAAATAAGTAAAGGAATAGAAAAAAAAGTAAGGAGCGCATTCGGCATTGCCTGAG comes from the Nostoc sp. PCC 7120 = FACHB-418 genome and includes:
- the ychF gene encoding redox-regulated ATPase YchF; this encodes MLRAGIVGLPNVGKSTLFNAVVANAKAEAANFPFCTIEPNVGVVAVPDERLNVLSQISGSAQIIPARVEFVDIAGLVKGASQGEGLGNQFLSHIREVDAIVHVVRCFENDDIIHVAGSVDPARDIEIISIELGLSDLAQIERRIERTRKQARTSKDAQFEVTVLEKLAAALNEGKSVRQISLTEEEAEIIKGLGLLTNKPIIYAANVSEEELATGNEFVERVRQVAAQENAQVVVVSAQVEAELVELPEEDKADFLESLGVKEGGLKSLIRATYELLGLRTYFTSGPKETRAWTINAGMSAPQAAGVIHSDFERGFIRAETVAYNDLVANGSLSAAKEKGLVRSEGKEYIVQEGDVMLFRFNV